Proteins co-encoded in one Kribbella qitaiheensis genomic window:
- the sigM gene encoding RNA polymerase sigma factor SigM, whose amino-acid sequence MTSLDSGPTPPPRSEVPRIGPANASHASHATYETMDDHELLRLHVAGNPDAFGYLVKRHRDRMWAVAIRTLGEPEEAADALQEAFISAFRRADSFRGDAKVTTWLHRIVVNACLDRIRRRQVRQADPLPEDEDRAAELAGPAGDDPAEVRERRLDVLHALKQINTDQRSALVLVDMEGYSIEEAAAILGCAPGTVKSRCARGRAKLLPLLRHWQTTRGGSAGVQADAVAEKKAKTSTDAVGTE is encoded by the coding sequence ATGACGTCTCTAGATTCAGGTCCGACCCCGCCGCCCCGCTCAGAGGTTCCCCGGATCGGCCCCGCGAACGCGTCCCACGCGTCCCACGCGACTTACGAGACGATGGACGACCACGAGCTGCTCCGGCTGCACGTGGCCGGTAACCCGGACGCCTTCGGCTACCTGGTCAAGCGGCACCGGGACCGGATGTGGGCGGTCGCGATCCGTACTCTCGGCGAGCCCGAGGAGGCGGCGGACGCGCTCCAGGAGGCGTTCATCTCCGCGTTCCGCCGGGCCGACTCGTTCCGCGGCGACGCCAAGGTGACCACCTGGCTGCACCGGATCGTGGTGAACGCCTGCCTGGACCGGATCCGTCGCCGCCAGGTGCGGCAGGCCGATCCGCTGCCGGAGGACGAGGACCGCGCGGCCGAGCTGGCCGGACCCGCCGGGGACGATCCGGCCGAGGTCCGCGAGCGCCGGCTCGACGTCCTGCACGCGCTCAAGCAGATCAACACCGACCAGCGCAGCGCGCTCGTGCTGGTCGACATGGAGGGCTACTCGATCGAGGAGGCGGCCGCCATCCTCGGCTGTGCGCCGGGCACGGTGAAGAGCCGGTGTGCCCGCGGCCGGGCCAAGCTGCTGCCGCTGCTGCGGCACTGGCAGACGACCCGCGGCGGGAGCGCCGGAGTACAGGCTGACGCGGTGGCCGAGAAGAAGGCGAAGACGAGCACGGACGCGGTGGGAACCGAATGA